From the genome of Oceanispirochaeta sp. M1, one region includes:
- a CDS encoding long-chain fatty acid--CoA ligase — protein MNQTPWDFLADYKGKQFNGTWPTLPEVLEITAERYGERRAFTAFAPELLELNYNEVLAKSKMLAQYLHSLGVKKGDRVAVTGKNSPEWGLAYLGVLFAGAVVAPIDYGLKDKEVEGLMKMADVDILFCDEEKYDHFKDKKLKALIGLSPGKDSYIMDLKFEGNADIELPEEDDLAAILFTSGTTGLSKGVMLTHSNFISDAYQAQANMNIFHTDVFYALLPLHHSYSMLAVFIESLCVGSEVVFAKHLAIGQILKDLKQGKVTMFLGVPMLFNKLIRGLMKGIKEKGPVVYGLIRFLMWVSGIIKKYFKVNPGKKMFNGILAKLSLDTNRVCICGGGPLPASTFKMFNQLGIDFVQGYGLTETSPIVALNPKEAYKEESVGKMIPGTETKILDPDEKGYGEIALKGSMIMQGYYKNEEATADVFTEDGFFKTGDVGYLDSDNYLYLTGRAKSMIVTEGGKNVFPEEIEDKFQLYDEIEQILIRAYVLDAKMKTEGVEALIYPNQDAENKSPAHFQTVIDEVNSGLKPYQKIGRFHILDEAMEMTTTKKIKRFKVAVKED, from the coding sequence ATGAATCAGACACCCTGGGATTTTCTCGCAGACTATAAGGGAAAACAATTCAACGGGACATGGCCCACACTTCCAGAAGTTCTGGAGATTACTGCCGAACGTTATGGTGAGAGAAGAGCCTTTACTGCTTTCGCTCCCGAACTTCTTGAGCTGAACTATAATGAGGTTCTTGCAAAATCCAAGATGCTGGCTCAGTATCTTCACTCCCTTGGAGTTAAAAAAGGTGACAGAGTCGCAGTCACAGGTAAAAACTCTCCCGAGTGGGGACTCGCTTATCTGGGTGTTCTATTTGCCGGTGCTGTTGTTGCACCCATTGACTATGGTCTGAAAGATAAAGAAGTTGAAGGCCTTATGAAGATGGCCGATGTTGATATTCTTTTCTGTGATGAAGAGAAATATGATCATTTCAAGGATAAAAAACTTAAAGCCCTTATCGGACTTTCTCCCGGTAAAGACAGTTATATTATGGATCTTAAGTTCGAAGGGAATGCGGATATAGAGCTTCCTGAAGAAGATGATCTGGCGGCAATCCTTTTTACTTCCGGAACAACCGGTCTTTCAAAGGGTGTTATGCTCACACATTCTAATTTCATAAGCGATGCTTATCAGGCTCAGGCAAACATGAATATCTTTCACACAGATGTTTTTTATGCTCTTCTGCCTCTGCATCATTCCTATTCCATGCTTGCGGTTTTCATTGAATCGCTCTGTGTGGGATCGGAAGTCGTATTTGCCAAACATCTTGCCATAGGCCAGATACTAAAAGACCTGAAGCAGGGTAAGGTGACCATGTTCCTTGGTGTTCCCATGCTTTTCAATAAGCTTATCAGAGGACTCATGAAGGGAATTAAAGAGAAGGGGCCCGTTGTTTACGGTCTGATTCGATTTCTCATGTGGGTCAGTGGGATCATTAAGAAGTACTTTAAGGTGAATCCCGGCAAAAAAATGTTCAACGGTATCCTGGCCAAACTGTCTCTGGATACAAACAGAGTCTGTATCTGCGGAGGCGGACCTCTACCTGCATCAACATTCAAGATGTTTAATCAGCTGGGGATCGATTTTGTTCAGGGATACGGTCTGACAGAGACTTCTCCCATTGTTGCTCTCAATCCCAAAGAAGCCTATAAAGAAGAGTCTGTTGGAAAGATGATTCCAGGTACTGAAACTAAAATCCTCGATCCTGATGAAAAGGGCTACGGTGAGATAGCTCTTAAGGGCTCCATGATTATGCAGGGTTATTATAAGAACGAAGAGGCTACTGCAGATGTCTTTACTGAAGACGGTTTTTTCAAAACCGGTGATGTCGGGTATCTGGATTCAGATAATTATCTCTACCTTACCGGACGTGCCAAATCAATGATTGTTACCGAGGGTGGAAAGAATGTTTTCCCCGAGGAAATTGAAGATAAGTTCCAGCTTTATGATGAAATTGAGCAGATTTTGATCAGAGCTTATGTTCTGGATGCTAAAATGAAAACCGAAGGTGTTGAGGCTTTAATCTATCCCAATCAGGATGCGGAAAATAAGAGCCCTGCTCATTTTCAGACTGTAATAGATGAGGTGAATTCCGGTCTTAAGCCCTATCAGAAAATCGGACGATTTCATATACTCGACGAAGCAATGGAAATGACCACTACTAAAAAAATCAAACGGTTTAAGGTGGCGGTGAAAGAGGATTAA
- a CDS encoding methyl-accepting chemotaxis protein, giving the protein MRKIQNKIITLVISCLLFLGISMSIVSILQIKKQGDQSLETLEYNMRNEFDRMSQNLVVVAQSMVEHSYERRGELGEAEAMEEAKEYIRSLNYGEDGYIFIYDSTGMTIAMLGQDIEGTSRWDLQDTRGNYLIRDLVAAAKAGTGFTEYYFPRPGESEAAPKRSYTVYFEPWDWCIGTGNYIDDIDALILNETQTLEKALEQTRMIIILADLAVIIMAGLLSLFVGKKIAAPVAYISGEARLIAEGDLSHEIHVKTKDETGILAEAFNDMILRLRSIITDISEASVVINRSAVEVSDSSRQVASGASEQASSAEEISASMEQLSANIQQNTEHSTESNRIVNQAASDATAGSQAVEEAVESMKFISNKIGIIEEIARNTNLLALNAAIEAARAGEAGKGFAVVASEVRKLAEHSQEAANDITQVSADSTKKADLTREMMDRVVPAIKKSAQISEEILEGSKEQATGAQQINTALLQMDEVIQANASSSEEIAAMAEELKKKSEDLNSAVSFFHIEEQRALIDPQSAE; this is encoded by the coding sequence ATGAGAAAAATCCAGAATAAAATCATCACACTCGTTATTTCCTGTCTCCTTTTTTTAGGTATATCCATGAGTATCGTGTCTATCCTGCAGATTAAAAAACAGGGCGATCAGAGCCTGGAAACACTCGAATACAATATGAGAAATGAATTCGACAGGATGTCGCAGAATCTTGTTGTAGTTGCCCAGTCTATGGTTGAACACAGTTACGAGCGTCGCGGTGAGCTGGGTGAGGCGGAAGCCATGGAAGAGGCAAAAGAGTACATTAGAAGTCTCAACTACGGTGAAGATGGCTATATCTTTATCTATGACTCCACGGGTATGACTATCGCCATGCTGGGGCAGGACATTGAAGGAACAAGCCGCTGGGATCTCCAGGATACCAGAGGGAATTATCTGATCAGGGATCTTGTGGCAGCCGCAAAGGCGGGCACCGGGTTTACCGAATACTATTTTCCCCGCCCCGGAGAGAGTGAAGCGGCTCCCAAGCGCTCCTATACAGTCTATTTTGAACCCTGGGACTGGTGCATCGGTACGGGTAATTATATTGATGATATAGATGCCCTGATCCTCAATGAAACACAGACACTGGAAAAGGCTCTTGAGCAGACCAGGATGATCATTATATTAGCGGACCTTGCAGTCATTATCATGGCAGGATTGCTTTCCCTGTTTGTGGGAAAGAAAATTGCCGCTCCTGTAGCCTATATTTCCGGTGAAGCAAGACTCATCGCCGAAGGGGATCTCTCTCATGAAATCCATGTTAAAACCAAGGATGAGACAGGGATTCTTGCGGAGGCCTTCAATGATATGATTCTTCGTCTGCGGAGTATTATCACTGATATTTCCGAGGCGTCTGTTGTAATCAATAGGAGTGCAGTGGAGGTGAGTGATTCTTCCCGTCAGGTGGCTTCGGGTGCCAGTGAACAGGCAAGCAGCGCGGAGGAGATCTCAGCCTCCATGGAACAGCTCTCTGCAAATATTCAGCAGAATACTGAACATTCCACAGAATCCAACAGGATTGTCAATCAGGCAGCCAGTGATGCCACTGCAGGCAGTCAGGCTGTAGAAGAGGCAGTGGAATCCATGAAGTTTATCTCCAACAAGATCGGAATCATTGAAGAGATAGCCAGAAACACAAATTTGCTGGCTCTTAATGCGGCCATAGAGGCAGCCAGAGCCGGTGAGGCGGGTAAGGGATTTGCTGTTGTAGCATCAGAAGTGCGTAAGCTGGCAGAGCACAGTCAGGAAGCTGCTAATGATATCACCCAGGTTTCAGCAGATAGTACCAAAAAGGCAGATCTGACCAGAGAGATGATGGACCGTGTTGTTCCGGCAATAAAGAAATCCGCCCAGATTTCAGAAGAGATCCTGGAGGGGAGTAAAGAGCAGGCGACAGGGGCTCAGCAGATCAATACGGCCCTGCTGCAGATGGACGAGGTTATTCAGGCCAATGCCAGCTCCAGCGAGGAGATAGCCGCCATGGCTGAAGAGCTGAAGAAGAAGTCGGAAGATCTGAACTCTGCAGTGAGTTTTTTTCATATTGAAGAACAGCGGGCCCTTATTGATCCTCAGTCTGCTGAGTGA
- the rpmE gene encoding 50S ribosomal protein L31 has protein sequence MKEGIHPKYVDATVKCACGNVIETRSTHGDMEVEICSSCHPFYTGKQKLVDTAGRVERFNKKYGIKSKD, from the coding sequence ATGAAAGAAGGAATTCATCCCAAATATGTGGATGCCACTGTAAAGTGCGCCTGCGGAAACGTTATTGAGACCCGTTCTACCCATGGTGATATGGAAGTTGAAATTTGCAGCTCCTGCCACCCTTTTTACACAGGAAAACAGAAACTGGTAGATACCGCTGGTCGTGTTGAAAGATTCAACAAAAAATACGGAATTAAGAGCAAAGACTGA
- a CDS encoding GNAT family N-acetyltransferase produces MSPEQLKPEFVSLNPALEHELPQLVKISEFAFMDHSVRMSPYEPGGPAGFDSIEWHRKALTAGSLYKICIGDSLLGGMYFSEKKAGTGWINRVFIQPEAQNRGIGKRVFQLVEQQNSHIGVWGLDTPRWAVDNLQFYHSIGYRDKEVRYIPEEGFELVILEKHIDYSISKRSIKGQA; encoded by the coding sequence ATGAGTCCGGAACAGCTCAAGCCTGAGTTTGTCTCCCTTAATCCGGCTTTGGAGCATGAACTTCCTCAGCTGGTGAAAATCTCTGAATTTGCATTTATGGATCATTCTGTAAGGATGTCTCCCTATGAACCGGGAGGGCCTGCTGGATTTGACAGTATTGAATGGCACCGAAAAGCTCTCACTGCCGGTTCCCTATATAAAATATGTATTGGAGATTCTCTCTTGGGAGGCATGTACTTTTCTGAGAAAAAGGCCGGTACAGGCTGGATCAATCGGGTGTTTATTCAGCCTGAGGCTCAGAACAGGGGCATTGGTAAGCGTGTTTTTCAGCTTGTTGAGCAGCAGAATTCACATATAGGGGTCTGGGGGCTGGACACCCCCCGTTGGGCTGTGGATAATCTTCAATTCTATCACTCTATAGGCTACAGAGACAAAGAAGTCCGTTATATACCTGAAGAGGGTTTTGAGCTGGTGATACTGGAAAAGCATATTGATTATTCAATTTCAAAGAGATCAATAAAAGGACAGGCATAG
- a CDS encoding aldo/keto reductase, with product MIAKSPFGKTAHNSTRTLFGAAALAEVSQADADRTLDLLFRYGINHIDTAASYGEAELRIGPWMPKHRDKFFLATKTEMRTYSGAMKELENSRKRLQSDVIDLWQMHVLVDEEGWQTAMGPDGALKAFIEAKEKGWVRFLGVTGHGVQAPDFHRRSLEVHPFDSVLLPWNFPMSLNENYSRSFNELKKICMEKEIVMQTIKATCRRPWPVGKQNRATWYEPLEEQGDINRAVSYILSDPQLFLNTAGDIDILPRVLQAAADFSEGKITDPSDAEMAAMAEKLTMAPLFHSAD from the coding sequence ATGATTGCAAAATCCCCTTTCGGAAAAACAGCTCACAACAGTACCAGAACCCTCTTCGGTGCGGCAGCCCTGGCTGAAGTCAGTCAAGCTGATGCAGACAGAACTCTGGACCTTCTGTTCCGCTATGGAATAAATCATATTGATACTGCCGCCAGCTATGGTGAGGCGGAACTGAGAATAGGCCCATGGATGCCAAAGCACAGAGATAAATTCTTCCTCGCCACAAAGACAGAAATGCGGACATACAGCGGGGCTATGAAAGAACTGGAAAACTCCAGAAAAAGACTGCAGAGCGATGTAATTGATCTGTGGCAGATGCATGTACTTGTAGATGAAGAGGGTTGGCAGACCGCAATGGGTCCTGATGGTGCTCTTAAAGCCTTTATAGAGGCTAAGGAGAAAGGATGGGTCCGTTTCCTTGGAGTAACTGGACACGGTGTACAGGCTCCCGACTTTCATAGACGGAGCCTTGAAGTCCACCCTTTTGACTCAGTACTCCTCCCCTGGAATTTCCCCATGAGCCTTAATGAGAATTACAGCAGAAGCTTCAATGAATTGAAAAAAATCTGTATGGAAAAAGAAATTGTCATGCAGACAATCAAAGCAACCTGCCGCAGACCCTGGCCGGTGGGAAAACAAAATAGAGCCACCTGGTATGAACCTCTTGAGGAGCAGGGGGATATCAACAGGGCAGTATCCTACATTCTCTCTGATCCTCAACTTTTTCTGAATACAGCCGGAGATATTGATATTCTACCCAGGGTTCTTCAGGCAGCAGCAGATTTCTCAGAAGGAAAAATAACTGATCCATCAGATGCAGAGATGGCAGCTATGGCTGAGAAACTTACGATGGCACCCCTTTTTCACTCAGCAGACTGA
- the rnmV gene encoding ribonuclease M5, with amino-acid sequence MLKIQELIVVEGVDDVDAVKKAVQAEVLPVHGFAVKSKKTLDKIRFASERVGVIILTDPDHAGETIRDTIEKAVPKVKHAYISRKEGTKKDNIGVENATPEAIRAALEKARFKMVEELETFNLEDMDYYGLSGTAGSKEKRQDLGQILHIGYGNTKQFLARLNHFGISRKELEEAIDSLN; translated from the coding sequence ATGTTGAAAATTCAGGAACTGATTGTCGTTGAAGGTGTAGATGATGTGGATGCCGTCAAAAAAGCCGTGCAGGCTGAAGTTCTGCCTGTTCATGGTTTCGCTGTGAAGTCCAAAAAGACATTAGATAAAATACGTTTTGCCAGTGAACGGGTGGGTGTTATCATTCTCACGGACCCCGATCATGCCGGTGAGACAATCAGAGATACCATTGAGAAAGCCGTTCCTAAAGTAAAGCATGCTTATATTTCCCGGAAAGAGGGAACTAAAAAAGATAATATCGGTGTGGAAAACGCAACACCCGAGGCCATCAGAGCAGCCCTTGAAAAGGCCAGGTTCAAAATGGTTGAGGAGCTGGAAACATTTAATCTGGAAGATATGGATTATTACGGTCTAAGCGGTACTGCCGGTTCAAAGGAAAAGCGCCAGGACCTCGGTCAGATTCTGCATATAGGTTATGGAAACACCAAACAGTTTCTTGCCAGGCTGAATCATTTCGGCATAAGCCGGAAAGAGCTGGAAGAAGCTATCGATTCCCTGAACTGA